The following DNA comes from Helicobacter kayseriensis.
ATCTCTCCACTTGTTTCAGGAATCGTTGTGCTCATCATTGGACTTAGTCTCATCAATGTAGGACTTATCAATGCTGGTGGAGGATATGGCGCGATGGAAAAGGGGAGTTTTGGGAGCTTTGAAAATCTCTTTTTAGCCTGCAGTGTGATTGTTATGATTATCTTGCTCAATCTATTTAAAAACCCCTATATTCGTATCTCTTCTCTTTTTATTGCCATTGTGATTGGCGTTTTTCTAGCCTATAGCTTTGAGGGATTTAGCTTTGATTTTTCTTCAAATGAGCATTCTTTCTTTTTTCCTACGCCTCTTTATTTTGGGTTTGGAATCGAATATACATTAATCCTCCCCTTTATCCTTGTCTATGCAGTGACTTCTCTTGAAACAATCGGAGATATTACAGCTACCTCAGAGGTCAGCAATCAACCCATCAAAGGAGAGCAATATTTCAAAAGACTCAAAGGAGGAGTTTTAGCCAATGGAATCAACTCTTGTCTTTCGGCCTTTTTTAATACTTTTCCTAATTCTTGCTTTGGACAAAATAATGGTGTTATCGCTCTTACAGGTGTTGCTAGTCGATATGTTGGTTATTTTGTGGCTATTTTGCTAATGATTCTTGGAAGCTTTCCCTTTGTTGCTACGCTCACGCTTCAGATACCAGAGCCTATTTTGGGGGGTGCGACATTGGTTATGTTTGGGACAATCGCAGCAACTGGTGTTAGAATCATCTCCAAAGATGATCTCTCCCGTCGATCCATTCTTATTATCGCATTATCGCTTGGTATCGGACTGGGGATCAATAATCACCCAGAGATCTTGCAATTTATGCCCACTTGGTTTAAAACGCTCTTTTCATCAGGGATTGCTGCTGGAGGAATTTGTGCGATTGCACTTAATCTTATTTTGCCAAAAGAAAAGATTCAAAAAAATCATTTACACTCTTAACTTTCCCCATTTCTTTCCTCCTTGAGCTTTCAAGGAGGAAAGATCATCGCTTATTTAAAATCAAATAGACAATCCCTCTAAAAAGCTCAAGAGAATCAAGAAATAATTTGACGAAAAAATTGTTTGATTTTATTCCTGATTGTGAAGCTTTCTGGGCCATTAGTCGTAAGGGGGGGGGGATGGAAGCATCTTTCTTATCTATTTCAGGAAGCTCAACAAAATCACAAATATAATCTTTGGGTTTAGAATAGACCTCAAAGCTTGTTTGATTTTGGGATGGAGCCAAAGGGATAATTTGTGCTAGCGTGCTTGAAGGTGAGAGAGCATAGATTTTCACACCTTCAAGCATAGAGGCTAGCTTAATGCCTTCAATATCTACATGTTTTTGATGCACTTGATCTTTGAATCCCTCTTGATCAAAAAGCGGGATACATTGAGATAATCTAGGCTTATTTTTGACTTCAAAAGCATAGCTCAATCCTCCATCTTCATAAAAATCAATCCCTGTAAGATAGATTTCTTTATAACCTTGAGCCAAAGCTGTGATGAGCATCATCACTCCACTTGTAAAGCGCAAATTATAATAAAGCACAAAAAATTTCAACAAAGCATCAAAGTCTTTCATAGCCGATAAGTATGGATAGGTGCTTTTCACACTTGGATAATCATATTTGAGCTCTTCTTCTAAATTTTTAGATTTTCCATTGCCCCATTCTCTATCCCATTTCCCCATTGTTATATTGCAATAAACATCTTCTACTTCATATTCTCCTTTGTCTTTGAGACGATGAAGAGTCCAAAATTGTTGCTTCAACACAAATGGATTGAAAAACACTCCCTTGATTTTCTTACCCAAGAAATAACGATCTTCAAAATAAAATTGATTACATCGAAATACATCAAAATCTTGAGGGAGGCGTGTATAGTCAATTTGAGCTAAAGATGGGCCATTACCTGCAATAACAATAGACTTCATGATTTCCCTTTATTTTAAGATTTGCAAAAAAAAATAAAAAACGCTATATTTCCTCTTGCTCAACTACCGGTGGTAGAAAGAGGTGGCTTGGAGGTGCCGCAATCCTCCACCAAACGCTTAAAACCATTCACAATTTATAAGTCTTTTATCATTTTTGGCAATATAATCTATATATTTCTTTTGAAAGCTATTTTTCTTCTTTAGATTATCAATATAAAAACTTGTCACAATAAAAGCTTTTTTGCTTGAAGTAATAATTTTTTCTAAAATAACAACAAAATCATATTGATATAACCATAGATATAATCGAATCTGACCTGTTTTTTCAAAAAAATAAAATAACTTTACTAATCGAACATTATTATAATTTAAAAAGATTGCCTTAATCCAGCCTATGCGCTCTGCTCGCAATATATCAAACTCTCTTTTCCCATTATTTTTACGACTAATAATGTGCCAAAATACTTCCTCCACTTCCATATTTTCAATTTTGATTTTTTGCCTATTTTTAATATCAATGAAAATATCTCTTAAAAAACACTGTGTCTCCGAAAAATCGTTTTTAAACACTGTATAAGCTAAATTAATTTTCTCTTCTAAACAACTACACTGTGAGAAATCCAACAAGGAAAACACTATCTGCTCTTTCCTAATTGGATTCGAAAAATATTAAATTTTGTTTCCCAAGGTGGCGTTCCTTGTTCTAGTTGGATATTCGTTTTTTGTTCCAATTTTTGAACAATATAATTCTTAATCTTACTCATATGATCAATATCATCTCTTGCTTTATAGGCAATTGCTCCGATTAAAAGATCTGTCAATTGGATTAGACAAGACTCATGCGATCTTACAGTAAAGCACTTAATTTGTTTATACTCATGACACAGAACTCTTTCAAGCTCTTTCATTCTGGGAGCACATCTTGTATCTTTATAATCCAAATAAATTTCTGCTCTGCTTTCTGTTCTAAGCAAATTCCTTAAAACATAATAAAACATTTTGTAATAAAAAATATCTTGGCTTCCCTGATTATATTTATCATGTTCCAATTCCTGTTTATTTGGAACAACAAGAGCCTGAAATCTTAAATCGACACTATCAAAAAAGAAATCAATCAATTCACTATAAAATTGTTTTTGAGAAAAAGTGAGCTTTGTCCATTTTAACTCTTTTTGATAATTGTATTTATGTTTGAGGAATTTAATATACCTATTAACAAAGGCCATGGAGCTTGAAGGAACACATATGGCACCTAAGACCATAATATGAGATGAAAGCGTAAAATTAGTTTTAGTTTTATACTTTAAATGATTGCTCTCATCACAAAAAATCTTATAATGCATACTGTCCCTTTTTAAAAGATTTACTCCCAACACTCAGTATTTTTAATCCCTAATTTTTTGGGATCAAATTTAGGTTCAATTCCTTTTTTTCTTTGCTCTAAATAATCTTTTAGTGCAATTTTAACGATATGAGAGAGAAGTAAAATTGCAATGATATTTAATGTCGCCATCACAGCCATCAACACATCTGCAAGCTCCCAAGCTAATTTGAGATTCATCTGCGATCCAATAAAAACCATTGCAACTGCTAAAGCATTAAAAATCCACATAACAAGCTTGGAATTTGTCAAGTATTTGATATTGGCTTGTGCATAATAATAATTTCCCAAAAGTGAAGTGATTGCAAAACACACTACAGCAATACTCACAAAGTGCAATCCCCATGAACCAAAAAATTCTCCCATTGCTTTTTGCACTAGAGGCAATGCTGTCGTTCTACCTTCAAAATAAGCCTGTGAAAAAAGCACCAAAAAAGCTGTACTCGAACAAATCAATATTCCAATCAATACACTGATGGCTTGCACTAAACCTTGTTTGACTGGATGGCTTGTGTGAGCAGATGCTGCAGCATTTGGAGCAGACCCCATTCCTGCTTCTGTTGCAAAAAGTCCACGCTTAATCCCAATGACAACAGCACTCCCTGCAAATCCTCCAAAAATCGCCTTAAAATCAAAAGCTTTAGCAAAAATATTAGAAAGAACTTCTGGAAGTAAATGGAGATTCATAAAAGTCACAATCAATGCCAAAGCAATATAAAATAACGCCATAGCAGGGACAATATAAGCATTGATTTTACCAATTAAAGAACTTTTGCCAAAAAACAAAAGCGCTGCGATTACTGAAGAAAAAAGACCAATAATGATCGTCCAATGACTTTGCTCAAATCCATCAGGATTATGATAATACACGGCAAATGCGGAAGTCATCGTATAAGATTGCAATCCATTAAAGCCAAAAGCATAAGTCAAAATCAAAATAATTGCAAAAAGAATCCCCAACCATCGTTGATTGAGTGCCTTTTGCATATAATAAGCAGGACCTCCTTTAAATCCATTGCCATCATGGCTTTTATAAATTTGAGCCAAAGTACTCTCAGCAAATGCACTTGCTCCTCCAAAAAAAGCCATAACCCACATCCAAAATATAGATCCAGCCCCTCCAGCCATTACAGCTACAGCAATTCCTGCAATATTTCCAATCCCAACACGAGAAGCTACAGAAATGGCTAGAGCTTGAAAAGAACTTAATGCATCGCTTTTCCCATCGGGTTTTTCTGCAATAACGCGTAATCCTTCTTTAAGCATTGTGACTTGAACAAATTTGAGCTTAAAACTATAAAAAACACTTACAATGATTAATAAACCAACTAAATAATACCCATAAGCAAAGGTATTGATAGAATTCAGAAATTCAACAACTTTTTCCAAATTTTTTCCTTTCTTTTAAAGATAGGTTTATTTAAGAAAAACCATAGAACTTGATTTTAATTAAAACTTCTTGATTTTCTTAATACTTCTTTGCAAAAAATCAAAAATTCTTTTTTGTTTTTGAGAAGAAAAACTCGGAGCCAGACAAAGATCAGAGATATAGTTTTCATCTTTGCTTTGAACTTCAAAAGGCACTTTATTTTCAATTTTTGGTGCAAGAGGTGCGACAAGCTCATTTTCAGACAAAAAGAAGACATTGGCTTTTCTTTTGATAATTTCTAAAATTTTTTTATCAAATTCCATACTGTGGCATGAATAATTCTTCTGATCTTCCATTTTAGAAAATCCTGGAACTCTCTGAATTAAATTATTTTTTTTGGAATTAAAGGCATATTGAGTTTGACCTTCATAAAAATCTATTCCTGTTAAAAAAAATTCTCTGTAACCCAAATTGTAAGCCACAACAAGCATATAAATCCCCATATGTAAGAACTTTTGGAAATACAGATAGTGATACAAAATACACTCATAAATCTCTTTGTCTTGAGTAAGATATGAGCAAAAATCAAGCACCGTAGGATATTCTGACTTTAATCTTTGAAAATACTTAAGGCTTTGATCATCAATAGAAAAAGGCTGAAGAGGACAATAAAGATTTTCAATCTCATATTCTTTTCTTTCTTGAAGTTGATAGTATGTGAAAAACATATCGCGAATTATCCTGTGATTAAAAAACACTCCCTTGATTTTCTTACCCAAGAAATAACGATCTTCAAAATAAAATTGATTACATCGAAATACATCAAAATTTTGAGGGAGGCGTGTATAGTCAATTTGAGCTAAAGATGGGCCATTACCTGCAATAACAATAGGGGGTTTTTGATTGTGCATAAAATATATCCTCTAAAAAAGTTTATATAATTTAAAAAATAATTTTTTGGAGATTTTATGCATTATATCCAAATCCAACACCGCAAAATTGGCGCAGACTTTACACCTCTTGTGATTGCTGAACTTGGAATCAACCACAATGGAAATTTACAAATTGCCAAAGAAATGGTTGATAGTGCTCATCGTGCAGGAGTTGAAATTCTCAAGCATCAAACCCATATTGTTGAAGATGAGATGAGTACATTGGCCCAAAAAACAATCCCTGGGAATAGCAAAAAAAGTATTTATGAGATTATGAGTGAATGTGCTTTGAGTGAAGAAGAAGAATTTGAACTCAAAGAATATGTGGAAAGCAAGGGGATGATTTTTATTTCTACCCCATTTTCACGTGCTGGGGCAGATCGACTTGAAAAAATGGGAGTAAGTGCCTATAAAATAGGCTCAGGAGAAATGAATAATCATCCCTTGATTAAACATATCGCGAGTTTTGGGAAGCCTATGATCGTCTCTACAGGAATGAATGATTTAGAAAGTGTCAAAAAAACTGTTCAGATTCTAGAAAGTTTCAAAGTCCCTTATGCTTTGCTCCACACAACCAATCTTTATCCCACACCTCCTCATCTAGTGCGACTTGGAGCAATGCAAGAGATGATGAGAGAGTTTCCTCATATCCCTATTGGATTAAGTGATCATACACTCAATAACAATGCTTGCAAAAGTGCTATTGCTTTGGGTGCAAGTATTGTTGAGAGACATTTCACTGATCACAAAAATAGAATCGGTCCTGATATTGTTTGTTCAATGGATGAAGAAGAAACAAAAGATCTCATCCAAAGTGCTAAAGAAATCTTTTTGATGCGTGGAGGAGAAAAAAGGGCCACTCAAGAAGAACAAGTAACAATCGATTTTGCCTTTTCAACTTGTGTAAGTATCGCTCCTATCCGCAAAGGTGAAATATTTAGCAAAGAAAATCTTTGGGTCAAAAGACCAGGGATTGGAGAAATCAAAGCAGAATCTTATGAAGAGATTTTAGGCAAGAGGGCAAAAATTGATATCGCCCCTGATACTCATCTGACATGGGAGATGATTGATTGAAAAAAATTGTCTTTTTAAGTGGGACAAGGGCTGATTGGGGGAAGATCAAACCTTTGATTCAAAAAATCAAAGAATCTAAAGATTTGCAATATAAAATTTTTGCATGTGGGATGCACTTACTCAAACTCTATGGCGAAACTTATCTTGAGATTTATAAAGATGGATTTGATCAAGTCCATTTGGCCACTCCTTACCAATTTGGAGAACAAATGGATTTATCTTTGAGCGAATGTATTGCCCAATTTTCAGCTTTTATCCAAAAAGAAAAACCTGATATGATTGTTGTACATGGAGATCGTTTGGAAGCACTTGCTGGGGCGATTGTTGGAGCATTTAATAATATTTTAGTCGCACATATTGAAGGAGGGGAAGTGAGTGGAACGATTGATGAATCAATCCGCCACAGTATTTCTAAACTTGCTCATCTTCATTTTGTAGCAAATCAAAAAGCCAAATCTCGACTTATCCAACTTGGAGAAAAACAAGATCATATTTTTGTCATTGGTTCACCTGACCTAGATGTAATGAACTCACCTACATTGCCCAGTTTTGAAGAAGTGCAAGAAAAGTACTATCAAATCAAACCCTTTGGAAAAGATTATGCAATCTTTTCTTATCATCCTGTAACAACAGAATATGAAAATCTTCCTTCTAAACTTGAAAATATTTTTCAAGCTCTCACTCAAACAAAACAAAATTTCATTTTGATTTATCCTAATAATGATTTGGGCTCAAATCTTATTATCCAAAAGATTCAGAGCTATAAAGATTTTCCTCAATTTTGTTCTTTCCGCTCAATCAAGTTTGAATATTTCCTTACTCTCTTAAAACATGCTAAATATATCCTTGGCAATAGTTCAGCGGGCGTAAGAGAAGCTCCATTTTTTGGAATCCCCTGTATCAATCTTGGCTCTCGCCAAAATGGGCGCTTTGAAAACAACCCTTCAATTTTATCTTGTGATGAAAAGGTTGAGCAGATTCTTCAAGCTATTTCTCAAATCCCCTCTATCCCTATCCATCGTAAGAATGAATTTGGTGATGGAAAAAGTGCAGAAAAATTTATTTCCATTTTGGAAGATAAATCAATTTGGAATCTTCCTTTACAAAAAAGCTTTGTGGATTTTTTATGAAAGTTTTGGCACTTATTCCTGCTCGTAGTGGTAGTAAAGGCGTAAAAGATAAAAATATTCGTCTTTTTCGTGGGCTTCCTTTGATGTCTCACACCATTACAAGCGCACTTAAAAGTGGAATTTGTGATGAAGTTTTTGTTTGCACAGACAGTGAGGATTATGCTTTGATTGCAAAAGAATATGGGGCAAGTGTGCCATTTTTAAGAAGTGAAGAAAGTGCAAGAGATGAAAGCAAAAGTATTGATTGTGTGATGGAATCTTTAGAAAAATACAAATCTTTAGGCAAAGAATTTGATGTCCTTCTTTTGTTGCAACCTACTTCTCCTTTGAGAAATGCAACTCATATCAAAAAAGCTTATGAACTTTTTCTTTCTTGTAATTGTCAAAGTCTAACAAGTGTGTGTGAAGTCAATGAGCATCCACTTTTTATGCGAACTCTTCAAAAGAATGCTCTTTCTCCTTTGCTTGAAGTTTCAAGTTCTGTGCGTCGCCAAGATTTGCCTCCTTATTATCGTCTCAATGGTGCAATTTATCTCAATCTCATCTCAGAGCTTAGTCTTCAAACAAGCTTCAATGACAATACAATCGGCTATGTGATGAGCAGAGAAGATTCTCTTGATATTGATAGAGAAGAGGATTTTCAAGATCAAAGAGAAAAGAAATGATTCAAAATCCACCCAAAGAATATGGCTATCCCCATCACAATTCCAATAAATATCATTAAAAATTGCCATTTAAACATTGATCTAAGCAAAATAAGCTCGGGTAAACTCACTCCGCCTCCAGCAATAAGAAAACACATCATAGATCCGGTAGGCATCCCTGCTTGAATGAGAACCAATCCCAAAGGAAGTGCCAAATCAATCCGAATATATAAAAATACAGCCATAAATGCTAGGATTATAAGTTCTAATAAATTTCCATTTGTATAAGAACTTAAAAAATTTATGGGCAAAAAATTATGTATCCCTGCCCCTAATGCCATTCCAATAAAAATATAAGGGAAAATCTTTTTATAATCTTGAAATTCTGTAATAAATAAACCCTTCCATGTCAATTTATTAGAAGTAGGACAATAAGAAGTTGTGCAACATTTTCTTTGAACTGGAGTAATTGAGAATTTGGGATATAAAGATTTGATAAATTCTTCGTTCAAAAGTTTCATAAAATCTATTTTTGTAAAAATGAGAGAAATTACAAAAACAAAGATTGTGATAAATAGCGTATAAAACATAGCAATTTTCCAATCTAAAATCTTAAAAAGTAAAACAAAAGTAATTGGGTTGAGCAAAGGGGAAGTCAAAAAATAAGCAATACTTGCTCCAAAATTACATCTAGTTTTTAGTAGTGAGCGAAAAATAGGGATTGTCGAACAAGAACAAAATGGTGTTATTACTCCCAATAAAATCCCTCTCCAATGAGAAGATATAGAATCCTTTGCAAGATATTTCTGAAAAGTGTATGTATAGTGGTGTTGTAGGAATTTCATCAACATCCCCACAACAAAAAACAAAAATGAAATTTCAAAAAAGAGTTTTAAAAATTCTACGAAATAAGATAAAAATAAATAATTCAAAAATATTCCTTAAAATATATATTCTAATATTGGAATATTATTATAAATAATTTTTAAAATCTATTGAAATCAAAAAATAGATAAAATAAATTATATTTTTATCTAAGGAAGAAAATGAATATTAAAATTGAAATTTTAAAAGCTATTAGTAATCCTTTAAGATTAAAAGTTTTAGAGTGTCTTTGTGAAGGTAAAAAAAATGTTAGTGAAATCATAGAATTTTGCCAAGAAAATCAATCTAGTGTTTCTAAAGCTCTCTCTATTCTTAAAAATATTCGGATCATCTCTGATGAAAAAGTAGGTAATCAAGTATTTTATAAAATTGAAATCTGTTGTTTGGATAAGTTCCTGATTTCTCTTGATCAGGTTGCTCAAGAGAGTGCAAACCACCAAATTCAAAAACTCAAACAATCCGTTTCAAAAATTAATTCATAAAACCATATAAATATTATTTTATGAATTAATTTTTGCTCCTACAATACAGTTTGAAAGAATATGAGGTTTTTTGATTGAGAGAGAGATTTTTTTGAGTTGAGAAAATTTTTGTTTGAGCTTGTGAGATAAATCTTGCAAAGCTTCTTCTAAAAGTCCATATTGATTTTGTTCCAACTCAAAAGAAAAAAGTTCCACAATCTCAACATAATTTAAATATTCTCCTTGATAGTCATATTCTAATTCTGCATCAATGATGATCTTTTGTGCCTTTTCTCGCTCAATAGGTAAGATTCCAATGATAATTTCTAATTCCAATTGCTCTATAAGCAAAATCATCAAAAAATCTTTTGTTCTTGTTTTTTGAAGAGTCTAATAATGTTTGGAATATGTGTATAAAGGATCAAAATTCCAATCAAAATCACAGGAGCATGAGAGTGAATCTGAGAAAGAATATTAATACTTTGAGGTAATGGCAAGATATAAGGAATAATAAAGGTCAAAATAAGCCCGCTTAATACTCCTGAGAGAGAAGAGAGAGAAGAGATTTTGAACACCTTCCCTACAATAAACCACACTAAAAGTCCTAAACTCCCCTCAATTGGAATCAATAAAAACACAGAACCTATTGCTGTAGCGACTCCTTTTCCTCCAGTAAAATTTAAATATGGACTATAACAATGACCAATCACAGATAAAACTGCAATCATCCATTGCGTGTCATAACTCAAACCAAAAAACTTAGCCAAAGCCACAACAATAAGACCTTTCAATGCATCTAAGAAAATAGTTAAAATTGAAAAAGTTTTTGCTTTTTGAGGATTGATTTCTTTGATTGCTCGATAAACATTAGTTGCACCAATACTTCCTGATCCAACTTCTCTAAGATTGATTCTAAAGAAAACTTTGCAAAAAATAAGACCAAAAGGAATCCCTCCACATAAATAAGCCAAAAGGTAAAAAATAACATTGATATTGCTCAAAATTTCAAACATTTTTTCTCCTCAATCTTTTTTGCTTAAAGCCCAAGCTAGAGATAAAATCCAAAAGATAAAAAACCAACCTAAAAATAAATTTACTATCAAAATTCCATAGCGACTACTATGACTTCGAATAAAAGCAATCACACAAGGGATAAAATAAAAAATCCCAAAAATCCAAGCTAATGGCAAAGAATAAAATGTATAAAAATATTCCATTTATACATCCAAATGCTTCACATTTTTAGCATTTTCTTGGATATAAGCTCGTCTTGGTTCTACTTCATCTCCCATAAAGAGTGTAAAAATCGCATCAGCAGATTCAATATCTTCAAGTTTTACACGCAAAAGTGTGCGGTTTTGTGGAGTCATTGTTGTTTCCCACAATTGCTCTGGATTCATTTCTCCAAGACCCTTATAACGCTGGATATATGCTCCTTTTTTTGCACTCTCTTCAATTTCTTCTAGAACATCTAAAAGATCTTTACCTTCTAAAAAGCTTAAATCTCTTTCTTGGATTTTGTTATAGATAAAATAAGCTTCTTCAAAATAATTATCTGTAAATAAAGAATCATTTAAAACAAGTTCAACAAGCCCTGTTTTAGTTTGAATATAGAATAAAATTTCTTCTTCAGAGATAATTTTATTAAGAATATTGCATTCAATTTTTTCTAAAAATTCTTCAATCTTTTGACTCATTTCTTTAAAATCAAGCCCGATATAATCACGATTTTCAATCAAAAATCTTACGACTTCAATCATCGCATAACG
Coding sequences within:
- a CDS encoding nucleobase:cation symporter-2 family protein; amino-acid sequence: MQNDLIYALEDKPPFLKSFFCACVHLAAMFVAVITPALLICKGLGVSPQDTARIISMSLFASGLASLLQIHTIGPIGSGLLSIQGTSFNFVSPIILGGLVLKNEGMSDEAMLGAIFGTLMLCSLTEMLISQTLPFVKKIISPLVSGIVVLIIGLSLINVGLINAGGGYGAMEKGSFGSFENLFLACSVIVMIILLNLFKNPYIRISSLFIAIVIGVFLAYSFEGFSFDFSSNEHSFFFPTPLYFGFGIEYTLILPFILVYAVTSLETIGDITATSEVSNQPIKGEQYFKRLKGGVLANGINSCLSAFFNTFPNSCFGQNNGVIALTGVASRYVGYFVAILLMILGSFPFVATLTLQIPEPILGGATLVMFGTIAATGVRIISKDDLSRRSILIIALSLGIGLGINNHPEILQFMPTWFKTLFSSGIAAGGICAIALNLILPKEKIQKNHLHS
- a CDS encoding alpha-2,3-sialyltransferase, with product MKSIVIAGNGPSLAQIDYTRLPQDFDVFRCNQFYFEDRYFLGKKIKGVFFNPFVLKQQFWTLHRLKDKGEYEVEDVYCNITMGKWDREWGNGKSKNLEEELKYDYPSVKSTYPYLSAMKDFDALLKFFVLYYNLRFTSGVMMLITALAQGYKEIYLTGIDFYEDGGLSYAFEVKNKPRLSQCIPLFDQEGFKDQVHQKHVDIEGIKLASMLEGVKIYALSPSSTLAQIIPLAPSQNQTSFEVYSKPKDYICDFVELPEIDKKDASIPPPLRLMAQKASQSGIKSNNFFVKLFLDSLELFRGIVYLILNKR
- a CDS encoding DUF3800 domain-containing protein codes for the protein MHYKIFCDESNHLKYKTKTNFTLSSHIMVLGAICVPSSSMAFVNRYIKFLKHKYNYQKELKWTKLTFSQKQFYSELIDFFFDSVDLRFQALVVPNKQELEHDKYNQGSQDIFYYKMFYYVLRNLLRTESRAEIYLDYKDTRCAPRMKELERVLCHEYKQIKCFTVRSHESCLIQLTDLLIGAIAYKARDDIDHMSKIKNYIVQKLEQKTNIQLEQGTPPWETKFNIFRIQLGKSR
- a CDS encoding alanine/glycine:cation symporter family protein, with protein sequence MEKVVEFLNSINTFAYGYYLVGLLIIVSVFYSFKLKFVQVTMLKEGLRVIAEKPDGKSDALSSFQALAISVASRVGIGNIAGIAVAVMAGGAGSIFWMWVMAFFGGASAFAESTLAQIYKSHDGNGFKGGPAYYMQKALNQRWLGILFAIILILTYAFGFNGLQSYTMTSAFAVYYHNPDGFEQSHWTIIIGLFSSVIAALLFFGKSSLIGKINAYIVPAMALFYIALALIVTFMNLHLLPEVLSNIFAKAFDFKAIFGGFAGSAVVIGIKRGLFATEAGMGSAPNAAASAHTSHPVKQGLVQAISVLIGILICSSTAFLVLFSQAYFEGRTTALPLVQKAMGEFFGSWGLHFVSIAVVCFAITSLLGNYYYAQANIKYLTNSKLVMWIFNALAVAMVFIGSQMNLKLAWELADVLMAVMATLNIIAILLLSHIVKIALKDYLEQRKKGIEPKFDPKKLGIKNTECWE
- a CDS encoding alpha-2,3-sialyltransferase — its product is MHNQKPPIVIAGNGPSLAQIDYTRLPQNFDVFRCNQFYFEDRYFLGKKIKGVFFNHRIIRDMFFTYYQLQERKEYEIENLYCPLQPFSIDDQSLKYFQRLKSEYPTVLDFCSYLTQDKEIYECILYHYLYFQKFLHMGIYMLVVAYNLGYREFFLTGIDFYEGQTQYAFNSKKNNLIQRVPGFSKMEDQKNYSCHSMEFDKKILEIIKRKANVFFLSENELVAPLAPKIENKVPFEVQSKDENYISDLCLAPSFSSQKQKRIFDFLQRSIKKIKKF
- a CDS encoding N-acetylneuraminate synthase family protein produces the protein MHYIQIQHRKIGADFTPLVIAELGINHNGNLQIAKEMVDSAHRAGVEILKHQTHIVEDEMSTLAQKTIPGNSKKSIYEIMSECALSEEEEFELKEYVESKGMIFISTPFSRAGADRLEKMGVSAYKIGSGEMNNHPLIKHIASFGKPMIVSTGMNDLESVKKTVQILESFKVPYALLHTTNLYPTPPHLVRLGAMQEMMREFPHIPIGLSDHTLNNNACKSAIALGASIVERHFTDHKNRIGPDIVCSMDEEETKDLIQSAKEIFLMRGGEKRATQEEQVTIDFAFSTCVSIAPIRKGEIFSKENLWVKRPGIGEIKAESYEEILGKRAKIDIAPDTHLTWEMID
- the neuC gene encoding UDP-N-acetylglucosamine 2-epimerase; this encodes MKKIVFLSGTRADWGKIKPLIQKIKESKDLQYKIFACGMHLLKLYGETYLEIYKDGFDQVHLATPYQFGEQMDLSLSECIAQFSAFIQKEKPDMIVVHGDRLEALAGAIVGAFNNILVAHIEGGEVSGTIDESIRHSISKLAHLHFVANQKAKSRLIQLGEKQDHIFVIGSPDLDVMNSPTLPSFEEVQEKYYQIKPFGKDYAIFSYHPVTTEYENLPSKLENIFQALTQTKQNFILIYPNNDLGSNLIIQKIQSYKDFPQFCSFRSIKFEYFLTLLKHAKYILGNSSAGVREAPFFGIPCINLGSRQNGRFENNPSILSCDEKVEQILQAISQIPSIPIHRKNEFGDGKSAEKFISILEDKSIWNLPLQKSFVDFL
- a CDS encoding cytidylyltransferase domain-containing protein gives rise to the protein MKVLALIPARSGSKGVKDKNIRLFRGLPLMSHTITSALKSGICDEVFVCTDSEDYALIAKEYGASVPFLRSEESARDESKSIDCVMESLEKYKSLGKEFDVLLLLQPTSPLRNATHIKKAYELFLSCNCQSLTSVCEVNEHPLFMRTLQKNALSPLLEVSSSVRRQDLPPYYRLNGAIYLNLISELSLQTSFNDNTIGYVMSREDSLDIDREEDFQDQREKK
- a CDS encoding permease → MNYLFLSYFVEFLKLFFEISFLFFVVGMLMKFLQHHYTYTFQKYLAKDSISSHWRGILLGVITPFCSCSTIPIFRSLLKTRCNFGASIAYFLTSPLLNPITFVLLFKILDWKIAMFYTLFITIFVFVISLIFTKIDFMKLLNEEFIKSLYPKFSITPVQRKCCTTSYCPTSNKLTWKGLFITEFQDYKKIFPYIFIGMALGAGIHNFLPINFLSSYTNGNLLELIILAFMAVFLYIRIDLALPLGLVLIQAGMPTGSMMCFLIAGGGVSLPELILLRSMFKWQFLMIFIGIVMGIAIFFGWILNHFFSL
- a CDS encoding ArsR/SmtB family transcription factor — encoded protein: MNIKIEILKAISNPLRLKVLECLCEGKKNVSEIIEFCQENQSSVSKALSILKNIRIISDEKVGNQVFYKIEICCLDKFLISLDQVAQESANHQIQKLKQSVSKINS
- a CDS encoding dihydroneopterin aldolase, whose product is MILLIEQLELEIIIGILPIEREKAQKIIIDAELEYDYQGEYLNYVEIVELFSFELEQNQYGLLEEALQDLSHKLKQKFSQLKKISLSIKKPHILSNCIVGAKINS
- the plsY gene encoding glycerol-3-phosphate 1-O-acyltransferase PlsY, whose product is MFEILSNINVIFYLLAYLCGGIPFGLIFCKVFFRINLREVGSGSIGATNVYRAIKEINPQKAKTFSILTIFLDALKGLIVVALAKFFGLSYDTQWMIAVLSVIGHCYSPYLNFTGGKGVATAIGSVFLLIPIEGSLGLLVWFIVGKVFKISSLSSLSGVLSGLILTFIIPYILPLPQSINILSQIHSHAPVILIGILILYTHIPNIIRLFKKQEQKIF
- a CDS encoding superinfection immunity protein, producing the protein MEYFYTFYSLPLAWIFGIFYFIPCVIAFIRSHSSRYGILIVNLFLGWFFIFWILSLAWALSKKD